From Actinopolymorpha cephalotaxi, one genomic window encodes:
- a CDS encoding DMT family transporter has product MTIPNATTTPNATPSAAATTTPSTERRLGPWVVLLLAGVFEIGYALSVGGSHGFTALGWSVSAVVFFLLTLFALSVALKRIDVGIGYAVWAGIGAVGAALLGPVFFDETLTQVRAFWLAVIIGGVVWLKLTDSTKIRRPSGQDRVATYRTCWLAGPRLSCAACIWSSAASCGSGAGRRRGTSSPSPRRSAASWRRPRRTSPTAGG; this is encoded by the coding sequence ATGACCATTCCGAACGCCACGACCACTCCGAACGCCACGCCCTCCGCAGCCGCCACGACCACTCCGAGCACCGAGAGACGGCTGGGGCCCTGGGTCGTACTGCTCCTCGCCGGAGTCTTCGAGATCGGGTACGCACTCAGCGTCGGCGGCAGTCACGGATTCACCGCACTCGGCTGGTCCGTCTCCGCGGTCGTGTTCTTCCTGCTGACCCTGTTCGCCCTGAGCGTCGCGCTCAAGCGCATCGACGTCGGGATCGGGTACGCCGTCTGGGCCGGCATCGGCGCCGTCGGCGCAGCGCTGCTCGGCCCGGTCTTCTTCGACGAGACCCTCACGCAAGTCCGCGCGTTCTGGCTCGCCGTCATCATCGGCGGGGTCGTCTGGCTCAAGCTCACCGACAGCACGAAGATCCGGCGGCCGTCGGGTCAGGACCGAGTCGCCACGTACCGGACCTGCTGGCTGGCCGGTCCGCGCCTATCCTGTGCCGCGTGCATCTGGAGTTCAGCGGCGAGCTGTGGTTCTGGCGCGGGCCGGCGCCGTGGCACTTCGTCACCGTCCCCGAGGAGGAGTGCGGCGAGCTGGCGGCGACCTCGTCGTACGTCACCTACGGCTGGGGGATGA
- a CDS encoding DUF1905 domain-containing protein, whose translation MWFWRGPAPWHFVTVPEEECGELAATSSYVTYGWGMIPVAARIGATEWATSLWPKDGGYIVPVKAGVRRAEGLELGDVVTVGLDVGA comes from the coding sequence CTGTGGTTCTGGCGCGGGCCGGCGCCGTGGCACTTCGTCACCGTCCCCGAGGAGGAGTGCGGCGAGCTGGCGGCGACCTCGTCGTACGTCACCTACGGCTGGGGGATGATCCCGGTCGCGGCCCGGATCGGGGCGACGGAGTGGGCCACGTCGCTGTGGCCGAAGGACGGCGGGTACATCGTGCCGGTCAAGGCCGGGGTACGCCGGGCCGAGGGGCTGGAGCTCGGCGACGTGGTGACGGTCGGTCTCGACGTCGGCGCCTGA
- a CDS encoding class I SAM-dependent methyltransferase yields MPDALFAESRLAEIYDWVDADRSDLDVYAAMVAEFGARSVLDVGCGTGTFACLLAERGVEVIGVDPAAASLDVAWRKAGADRVRWLHGDATTLPPLQVDLATMTGNVAQVFLTEDDWAATLRGVRAALRPDGRLVFETRVPEREAWREWHPNHSRSRTDVPGIGAVDTWVETTEVDGSLVSFQGTYVFEADGSVHTSHSTLRFRSREEVEESLDAAGFAVDEVRDTPDRPGREYVFVARPA; encoded by the coding sequence GTGCCTGACGCGCTGTTCGCCGAATCCCGCCTCGCCGAGATCTACGACTGGGTGGACGCCGACCGCAGTGATCTGGACGTGTACGCCGCGATGGTCGCCGAGTTCGGTGCCCGCAGCGTGCTCGACGTCGGATGCGGTACGGGAACGTTCGCCTGTCTGCTTGCGGAGCGGGGCGTCGAGGTCATCGGCGTCGACCCGGCGGCGGCCTCCCTGGACGTGGCGTGGCGCAAGGCCGGAGCCGACCGGGTGCGCTGGCTGCACGGGGACGCCACCACGCTGCCGCCGCTGCAGGTGGACCTCGCCACGATGACGGGCAACGTCGCGCAGGTCTTCCTGACCGAGGACGACTGGGCGGCGACGTTGCGCGGGGTCCGGGCGGCGCTTCGCCCGGACGGCCGGCTGGTGTTCGAGACCCGCGTGCCGGAGCGGGAGGCGTGGCGGGAGTGGCACCCGAACCACTCCCGCAGCCGTACGGACGTACCGGGAATCGGCGCGGTGGACACCTGGGTGGAGACCACGGAGGTCGACGGGTCGCTGGTCAGCTTCCAGGGGACGTACGTCTTCGAGGCCGACGGCTCCGTGCACACGTCCCACTCCACGTTGCGCTTCCGGAGCCGCGAGGAGGTCGAGGAGTCTCTGGACGCGGCGGGATTCGCCGTCGACGAGGTCAGGGACACACCTGACCGGCCCGGGCGGGAGTACGTCTTCGTCGCCCGCCCGGCCTAG
- a CDS encoding YciI family protein — protein MPRFLTMIRIDEQTLPGQEPDPGFGERAAALFEEINKAGVMRETHGLLPTAEGTRLTWSDGKISTTDGPFTETKEVVGGYAITETRDKAEAVEWTRRFLEIHPEHWTVSAEVRQIEEG, from the coding sequence ATGCCGCGTTTCCTGACCATGATCCGTATCGACGAACAGACTCTGCCCGGCCAGGAGCCCGACCCCGGATTCGGGGAGCGCGCGGCGGCGCTGTTCGAGGAGATCAACAAGGCCGGCGTGATGCGGGAGACGCATGGTCTCCTCCCCACCGCCGAAGGGACCCGGCTCACCTGGTCCGACGGGAAGATCAGCACCACCGACGGCCCCTTCACCGAGACCAAGGAGGTCGTCGGCGGCTACGCCATCACCGAGACCAGGGACAAGGCCGAGGCGGTGGAGTGGACCCGCCGGTTCCTGGAGATCCACCCCGAGCATTGGACCGTCAGCGCCGAGGTACGCCAGATCGAGGAGGGCTGA
- a CDS encoding extracellular solute-binding protein, with protein MGTRQTGEIGEIAGIRGIRGIRRTDRISRRGFLRGAAHTAGGVAAAAGLAGAGTLTAGCGLDRDGALGDGTGEITVWTWPDNDRMFLQTIPSFERRYPRIKVRVQGFSGTFNSKLLGALVSGTGPDVAMVEITNVSNFKSKPGFVDLSRKPFGAGSMAGKYADFSWKYVADDRSGRIFALPKNTGPGGMFYRRDLFRAAGLPTEPADVHAAMRDWPTFVSAGRKLAVKGERWLLDDPGQLVAVLRNQAGVSYFDESGTPQLDSDIVRNALEFAVGLQKDGLLAPDMSSQERGAAINEGSIATFFSGNWFGGLLKAQYAPKSAGKWGVALAPATDGVSAFNYGGDFIGVLRASANQLAAWEFVKWVTQDPVSLAAMYGRDLYPAWKPAWKSDWINKPDAYYANENVNTVFSEVSATMRPPVTNPNDALASTALSNAVTDVVHGVRTVRAALRKAQSDLEDKIS; from the coding sequence ATGGGAACCCGCCAGACCGGTGAGATCGGCGAGATTGCTGGGATCCGCGGGATCCGCGGGATCCGCCGGACCGACCGGATCAGCCGCCGGGGGTTTCTTCGCGGCGCCGCGCACACGGCCGGGGGCGTCGCGGCGGCTGCCGGACTGGCCGGCGCCGGGACTCTGACGGCCGGTTGCGGGCTGGACCGCGACGGCGCTCTCGGCGACGGCACCGGCGAGATCACCGTGTGGACCTGGCCCGACAACGACCGGATGTTCCTCCAGACGATCCCGTCGTTCGAACGTCGGTATCCGCGGATCAAGGTTCGCGTGCAGGGGTTCAGCGGGACGTTCAACAGCAAGCTGCTCGGCGCCCTGGTGTCCGGCACCGGGCCCGACGTCGCGATGGTGGAGATCACCAACGTCTCCAACTTCAAGAGCAAACCGGGGTTCGTCGACCTGTCCCGCAAGCCGTTCGGCGCGGGCTCGATGGCCGGGAAGTACGCCGACTTCTCCTGGAAGTACGTCGCGGACGACCGGTCCGGCCGCATATTCGCGCTGCCGAAGAACACCGGTCCGGGTGGCATGTTCTACCGCCGCGACCTGTTCCGGGCCGCTGGTCTGCCCACCGAACCCGCGGACGTGCATGCCGCGATGCGGGACTGGCCGACGTTCGTGTCCGCCGGCCGCAAGCTCGCGGTGAAGGGCGAACGCTGGTTGCTGGACGATCCCGGCCAGCTGGTCGCCGTCCTGCGTAACCAGGCAGGTGTGTCGTACTTCGACGAGTCCGGTACGCCACAACTGGACAGCGACATCGTGAGGAACGCGCTGGAGTTCGCGGTCGGGCTACAGAAGGACGGCCTGCTCGCGCCCGACATGTCCTCCCAGGAACGCGGTGCGGCGATCAACGAGGGCTCGATCGCGACGTTCTTCTCCGGCAACTGGTTCGGTGGCCTGCTCAAGGCGCAGTACGCGCCGAAGAGCGCCGGGAAGTGGGGTGTGGCGCTGGCGCCGGCCACCGACGGCGTGAGCGCGTTCAACTACGGCGGCGACTTCATCGGCGTGCTGCGGGCGAGCGCGAACCAGTTGGCCGCCTGGGAGTTCGTCAAATGGGTCACCCAGGATCCGGTGAGCCTGGCGGCGATGTACGGCCGCGATCTCTACCCCGCCTGGAAACCGGCGTGGAAGAGCGACTGGATCAACAAGCCCGACGCGTACTACGCGAACGAGAACGTCAACACCGTCTTCAGCGAGGTGTCCGCCACGATGCGACCGCCGGTGACGAACCCCAACGACGCGCTGGCCAGCACGGCGCTGAGCAACGCCGTCACCGACGTCGTGCACGGCGTCCGGACGGTGCGGGCGGCGTTGCGGAAGGCGCAGTCCGACCTCGAGGACAAGATCTCGTGA
- a CDS encoding carbohydrate ABC transporter permease: MNGRQVDTRTGSGRVAAGSGSGSAVASPAGLGDRVRAHRNFYLMVAPFFVLFGVFGLVPIVAAFWIGFTDWDGLDPAHFVGLDNYVSIVTDPTFGKAVFNTVYIWLGSTLVTVGAAFVLAYLINEYVVFGRSFLRMVFLLPLLAAPAVIAIIMSVLFSTNAGLVNAFLSFVSGDRVTLDWLASTVWIKPIIIVMITWRFLGFHMLLFVAGLQSIPRELYDAARVDGAGGRQVFARVTVPLMLPIIFFSATSSTVGAFQLFDEPFVLTNGTGGTDQAAEVLGTMLYRTAFTDFRFGTASALSWVMFALIAVFTIVNSRLLRVRT, from the coding sequence GTGAACGGGCGACAGGTCGACACCCGGACGGGGTCCGGTCGCGTTGCCGCCGGCTCCGGCTCCGGTAGTGCGGTGGCGTCGCCGGCCGGCCTCGGCGACCGGGTGCGGGCGCACCGCAACTTCTACCTCATGGTGGCGCCGTTCTTCGTGCTCTTCGGCGTCTTCGGGCTGGTGCCGATCGTGGCGGCCTTCTGGATCGGCTTCACCGACTGGGACGGGCTCGACCCGGCGCACTTCGTCGGGTTGGACAACTACGTGTCCATCGTCACCGACCCGACGTTCGGCAAGGCGGTCTTCAACACCGTCTACATCTGGCTGGGCTCGACCCTGGTGACGGTGGGCGCGGCGTTCGTACTCGCCTATCTCATCAACGAGTACGTCGTTTTCGGGCGGAGCTTCCTGCGGATGGTGTTCCTGCTTCCGCTGCTGGCAGCTCCTGCGGTGATCGCGATCATCATGAGTGTGCTGTTCTCCACGAACGCGGGCCTTGTCAACGCGTTCTTGTCGTTCGTCAGCGGCGACCGGGTCACCCTGGACTGGCTGGCGTCGACGGTGTGGATCAAACCGATCATCATCGTGATGATCACCTGGCGGTTCCTCGGTTTCCACATGCTGTTGTTCGTCGCCGGGCTGCAGTCGATCCCGCGGGAGCTGTACGACGCGGCGCGGGTGGACGGAGCGGGCGGGCGGCAGGTGTTCGCCCGGGTGACGGTGCCGCTGATGCTGCCGATCATCTTCTTCAGTGCCACGTCCTCGACCGTCGGCGCGTTCCAGCTCTTCGACGAGCCCTTCGTGCTGACCAACGGCACCGGCGGCACCGACCAGGCGGCCGAGGTGCTCGGCACGATGCTCTACCGGACGGCGTTCACCGACTTCCGGTTCGGTACGGCGTCGGCGCTGTCGTGGGTGATGTTCGCGCTGATCGCGGTGTTCACCATCGTCAACAGCAGGTTGCTGCGGGTGCGGACATGA
- a CDS encoding carbohydrate ABC transporter permease, with protein sequence MNGTGSPVTRRAITVLIYLVVLVFVLPFYWMAVLATHDNASIYHFPPPLLPGGNLSANWTRLVEVVPVLRAMGNSILVAVTHTALVLVLASLVGYGFSRFRQAPGARWMWRMLLATIFIPGLVGLIPWYVLIARLGWIDTLWPLIIPGAANGFAVFWMRQVITQTVPTDLYDAARIDGASDWRTYWTVVLPLIRPGLGALGVWTFMGTWTAFQIPLIVLNSQENFTLPLAMANLNTLYGQDTAAVMLGSVISVLPIFVAFLLAAKQFMAGLTAGALKG encoded by the coding sequence ATGAACGGTACGGGATCGCCGGTGACCCGCCGGGCCATCACGGTGCTCATCTACCTCGTGGTGCTGGTGTTCGTCCTGCCGTTCTACTGGATGGCCGTCCTCGCCACGCACGACAACGCGTCCATCTACCACTTCCCGCCGCCCCTGCTGCCCGGCGGGAACCTCTCGGCGAACTGGACCCGGCTGGTCGAGGTCGTTCCCGTCCTCCGCGCGATGGGCAACAGCATCCTGGTCGCGGTCACGCACACCGCGCTCGTCCTGGTGCTGGCCTCGCTGGTGGGGTACGGCTTCTCGCGCTTTCGTCAGGCGCCCGGCGCGCGCTGGATGTGGCGGATGCTGCTGGCGACGATCTTCATCCCGGGCCTGGTCGGGCTCATCCCGTGGTACGTCCTGATCGCCCGGCTGGGCTGGATCGACACGCTGTGGCCGCTGATCATCCCGGGCGCGGCGAACGGGTTCGCGGTGTTCTGGATGCGGCAGGTCATCACCCAGACCGTCCCGACCGATCTGTACGACGCGGCGCGCATCGACGGCGCCTCGGACTGGCGGACCTACTGGACGGTGGTGCTGCCGCTGATCCGGCCCGGCCTCGGCGCGCTGGGGGTGTGGACGTTCATGGGCACCTGGACGGCGTTCCAGATCCCGTTGATCGTCCTGAACTCCCAGGAGAACTTCACTCTCCCATTGGCGATGGCCAACCTGAACACGTTGTACGGACAGGACACGGCCGCGGTGATGCTCGGGAGCGTGATCAGCGTGCTGCCGATCTTCGTGGCGTTCCTGCTGGCGGCGAAGCAGTTCATGGCCGGGCTGACCGCGGGCGCGCTGAAGGGCTGA
- a CDS encoding 4a-hydroxytetrahydrobiopterin dehydratase, with protein sequence MAQLLSDDQITEALRDLPGWEARPGALFRAVTAPSFMTGIGLVDRVAQAAEQMGHHPDIDIRWTTISFSLTTHAMGGVTDNDVKLAGRISALAEDTPG encoded by the coding sequence ATGGCACAACTGCTCAGCGACGACCAGATCACCGAAGCCCTGCGCGACCTGCCCGGCTGGGAGGCGCGTCCGGGTGCGTTGTTCCGCGCGGTCACCGCACCCAGCTTCATGACCGGCATCGGACTGGTCGACCGGGTGGCGCAGGCCGCCGAACAGATGGGTCACCACCCCGACATCGACATCCGCTGGACGACGATCTCCTTCTCGCTGACCACGCACGCCATGGGCGGGGTGACCGACAACGACGTCAAGCTGGCCGGACGGATCAGCGCGCTGGCCGAGGACACCCCCGGTTAG
- a CDS encoding succinate dehydrogenase/fumarate reductase iron-sulfur subunit: protein MGYNLSMRLWRGDVDGGSLADFTVEVEEGEVVLDAIHRVQATQAGDLAVRWNCKAGKCGSCSAEINGRPKLMCMTRLSEYDQSETITVTPLRTFPVIKDLVTDVSFNYEKAKEVPAFAPTAPDADGKRRMSQVDVERGQEFRKCIECFLCQDTCHVVRDHEENKPAFAGPRFFLRYAELDMHPLDTNDRRKLAQSAAGLSMCNITKCCTEVCPEHIKITDNAIIPMKERVVDRKYDPLVWLGSKIFRRDQREEV, encoded by the coding sequence ATGGGATACAACCTGTCCATGCGGTTGTGGCGCGGCGACGTCGACGGCGGCTCGCTGGCCGACTTCACCGTCGAGGTCGAGGAGGGCGAGGTCGTCCTCGACGCGATCCACCGCGTCCAGGCGACCCAGGCCGGTGACCTCGCCGTCCGGTGGAACTGCAAGGCCGGCAAGTGCGGCTCGTGCAGCGCGGAGATCAACGGCCGGCCGAAGCTGATGTGCATGACCCGGCTGTCGGAGTACGACCAGTCCGAGACGATCACGGTGACGCCGCTGCGGACGTTCCCGGTGATCAAGGACCTGGTGACCGACGTCTCGTTCAACTACGAGAAGGCCAAGGAGGTCCCGGCGTTCGCGCCGACCGCGCCGGACGCCGACGGCAAGCGGCGGATGTCGCAGGTGGATGTCGAGCGGGGCCAGGAGTTCCGCAAGTGCATCGAGTGCTTCCTGTGCCAGGACACCTGCCACGTGGTGCGTGACCACGAGGAGAACAAGCCCGCGTTCGCCGGGCCGAGGTTCTTCCTGCGGTACGCCGAACTCGACATGCACCCGCTGGACACCAACGACCGGCGCAAGCTGGCACAGTCGGCGGCGGGCCTGAGCATGTGCAACATCACCAAGTGCTGCACCGAGGTCTGCCCCGAGCACATCAAGATCACCGACAATGCGATCATCCCGATGAAGGAACGCGTCGTCGACCGCAAGTACGACCCGCTGGTCTGGCTGGGCTCGAAGATCTTCCGCCGCGACCAGCGCGAAGAGGTCTGA
- a CDS encoding fumarate reductase/succinate dehydrogenase flavoprotein subunit, whose translation MSTVEPRNTGERHSYDVVVVGAGGAGLRAAIAAHDAGARTAIVCKSLLGKAHTVMAEGGIAAAMGNAWPEDNWKVHFRDTMRGGKMLNNWRMAQLHAQEAPDRVLELEEWGALFDRTNDGLISQRDFGGHRYARLAHVGDRTGLEMIRTLQQRAVALGIDVFMECTITEILKDGDRVAGAFGYWRESGRLITFEAPSVVLATGGIGKSFKVTSNSWEYTGDGHALAVRAGASLINMEFVQFHPTGMVWPPSVRGILVTESVRGDGGVLKNSEGRRFMFDYIPDFFKAETADSIEEADRWYTDKKNNRRPPELLPRDEVARAINSEVKAGRGTPHGGIYLDIASRRDPEYIMRRLPSMYHQFKELADVDITKEPMEIGPTCHYVMGGVEVDPDTAVSIVPGLYAAGEVAGGMHGSNRLGGNSLSDLLVFGRRAGLNAAYYAARTHDAPVTVDEDAVVAAADAALAPFSEEGGENPYSVQKDLQEVMHTLVGIIRTAEELEQALGEIEKLAERSRHLTVEGNRQYNPGWHLAIDLQNMLWVSECIAKAALTRTESRGGHTRDDYPMTDQDWGTKNIVLRRHDDSVELAIQPLPQMPAELKALFEEK comes from the coding sequence ATGAGCACAGTCGAACCACGCAACACAGGCGAGCGGCACTCCTACGACGTGGTGGTGGTCGGCGCCGGCGGCGCGGGCCTGCGGGCCGCGATCGCCGCGCACGACGCGGGCGCCCGGACGGCCATCGTGTGCAAGTCCCTGCTCGGCAAGGCGCACACGGTGATGGCCGAGGGCGGGATCGCCGCGGCCATGGGCAACGCCTGGCCGGAGGACAACTGGAAGGTGCACTTCCGCGACACCATGCGTGGCGGGAAGATGCTGAACAACTGGCGGATGGCCCAGCTGCACGCCCAGGAGGCGCCCGACCGGGTGCTCGAGCTCGAAGAGTGGGGCGCGCTGTTCGACCGTACGAACGACGGGCTGATCTCCCAGCGCGACTTCGGCGGCCACCGGTACGCCCGGCTCGCGCACGTCGGTGACCGTACCGGCCTGGAGATGATCCGCACCCTGCAGCAGCGCGCGGTCGCCCTCGGGATCGACGTGTTCATGGAGTGCACGATCACCGAGATCCTCAAGGACGGCGACCGGGTGGCCGGCGCGTTCGGCTACTGGCGCGAGAGCGGGCGGCTGATCACGTTCGAGGCTCCCTCGGTGGTGCTGGCGACCGGCGGCATCGGCAAGTCGTTCAAGGTGACGTCGAACTCCTGGGAGTACACCGGCGACGGGCATGCGCTGGCGGTGCGGGCGGGCGCAAGCCTGATCAACATGGAGTTCGTGCAGTTCCACCCGACGGGCATGGTGTGGCCGCCGTCGGTGCGCGGGATCCTGGTCACCGAGTCGGTGCGCGGTGACGGCGGAGTGCTGAAGAACTCCGAGGGCCGACGGTTCATGTTCGACTACATCCCGGACTTCTTCAAGGCGGAGACGGCCGACTCCATCGAGGAGGCCGACCGGTGGTACACCGACAAGAAGAACAACCGGCGCCCACCTGAGCTGCTCCCCCGCGACGAGGTGGCCCGGGCCATCAACTCCGAGGTGAAGGCCGGCCGGGGCACCCCGCACGGCGGGATCTACCTCGACATCGCCTCCCGGCGCGACCCGGAGTACATCATGCGGCGGCTGCCGTCGATGTACCACCAGTTCAAGGAGCTGGCCGACGTCGACATCACCAAGGAGCCGATGGAGATCGGGCCCACCTGCCACTACGTGATGGGTGGCGTGGAGGTCGACCCGGACACCGCCGTCTCGATCGTGCCCGGGCTTTACGCCGCGGGCGAGGTCGCGGGCGGCATGCACGGCTCCAACCGGCTCGGCGGCAACTCGCTGTCGGACCTGCTGGTGTTCGGCCGCCGGGCGGGCCTGAACGCCGCCTACTACGCCGCGCGCACCCACGACGCGCCGGTCACGGTGGACGAGGACGCGGTGGTGGCTGCGGCGGACGCGGCGCTGGCGCCGTTCTCGGAGGAGGGTGGGGAGAACCCCTACTCCGTGCAGAAGGACCTGCAGGAGGTCATGCACACCCTGGTCGGCATCATCCGTACCGCGGAGGAGCTGGAGCAGGCGCTCGGGGAGATCGAGAAGCTGGCCGAGCGGTCCCGGCACCTCACGGTGGAGGGCAACCGCCAGTACAACCCGGGCTGGCACCTCGCGATCGACCTGCAGAACATGCTCTGGGTGTCGGAGTGCATCGCCAAGGCGGCGTTGACGCGGACCGAGAGCCGCGGCGGGCACACCCGCGACGACTACCCGATGACGGACCAGGACTGGGGCACGAAGAACATCGTGCTGCGGCGGCACGACGACTCGGTCGAACTCGCGATCCAGCCGCTTCCGCAGATGCCGGCCGAGCTCAAGGCGCTCTTCGAGGAGAAGTGA
- a CDS encoding GxGYxYP domain-containing protein, whose protein sequence is MTRTSPFRIQPGTQPGAQPRTQPGAQPRSRPSRRAFLAGGLAAGAAGTFLAVPSPAYAEQAHGISWPARRELPAFTRPSHLDALMMAGDTAEDVKLLVTTLQGLVNRERPRIYVVVGKPSEGADTWLKDTHVPYTTFTDPWQLLDRHLHRAKGIVVYDPEVVETVNVATTIGALRGGVIASPELAGKLTAAPYDLPVLDDLRGRFDSNLAATTWAFEHLWPRTSHRVLFGVNPGQSVPIPPDNWKDFEEVAREDRPIRDSSNRAVHDLDLSAFLGGDAVYLRFADSQPADGWGAAVHQVTVRADGTVVADLTAGTDPERAALFDKGGSTLKPQSDTNDAHRFADGTNYFVYRLAVPAGTAKLVVSVDMWNQYLVSASMTAPAVSSDDRRPASQQLRDYAVATQAMPFWLASNDSPEETALMERIFAAVDMGTPYLGWFTDEFNGVRLASRHGVYVLAADFLENASVFGGVRAPIRPQRVPAAPKLANKVYLSFTFSEGDNLQFDQHRMRQLWDHPDRGRVALNWSVSPLLADVAPVMMSHYLTTATAADTLVAGPSGPGYFFPSLWPEKELPKFLAATRSYLDRPGLDVMYALDDRPALTDASAAAYNDNLDLRGIFYNMWFVRSDTTVMDGDLPVSTQLAIGDRAVMRDRILANAEDFDGSAPVFVAVGVPAWDLTPGDIVWVVEQVRAKLGDKVAAVRGDHYFTLLREAKGLDG, encoded by the coding sequence ATGACAAGGACGTCACCCTTCCGAATACAGCCCGGAACCCAGCCCGGAGCCCAGCCGCGAACCCAGCCCGGAGCCCAGCCGCGAAGCCGGCCCTCCCGACGGGCGTTCCTGGCCGGCGGGCTCGCCGCCGGTGCCGCGGGCACCTTCCTCGCGGTTCCCTCACCGGCGTACGCCGAGCAGGCGCACGGGATCTCCTGGCCGGCGCGGCGGGAGCTGCCGGCGTTCACCCGGCCGAGTCACCTGGACGCGCTGATGATGGCCGGTGACACCGCCGAGGACGTGAAGTTGCTGGTCACCACGCTGCAGGGGCTGGTCAACCGCGAGCGGCCCCGCATCTACGTCGTCGTGGGCAAACCCAGCGAGGGTGCGGACACCTGGCTGAAGGACACCCACGTCCCGTACACCACGTTCACCGATCCCTGGCAGCTGCTCGACCGGCACCTGCACCGGGCGAAGGGGATCGTCGTGTACGACCCCGAGGTGGTGGAGACCGTCAACGTCGCCACCACGATCGGCGCGCTGCGGGGCGGGGTGATCGCCAGTCCCGAGCTGGCCGGCAAGCTCACCGCCGCGCCGTACGACCTGCCCGTGCTGGACGACCTCCGCGGCCGGTTCGACTCCAACCTGGCGGCCACCACCTGGGCGTTCGAGCACCTGTGGCCGCGGACCAGCCACCGGGTGCTGTTCGGCGTCAACCCCGGCCAGAGCGTCCCGATCCCGCCGGACAACTGGAAGGACTTCGAGGAGGTCGCCCGCGAGGACCGGCCGATCCGCGACTCGTCCAACCGCGCCGTGCACGACCTGGACCTGTCGGCGTTCCTCGGCGGGGACGCCGTCTACCTGCGGTTCGCGGACTCCCAGCCGGCCGACGGGTGGGGCGCCGCGGTGCACCAGGTCACCGTGCGGGCCGACGGCACGGTCGTCGCCGACCTCACCGCGGGCACCGACCCCGAGCGGGCGGCGCTGTTCGACAAGGGCGGGTCGACCCTCAAGCCGCAGTCGGACACCAACGACGCGCACCGGTTCGCCGACGGGACGAACTACTTCGTCTACCGGCTGGCCGTCCCTGCCGGCACCGCGAAGCTGGTCGTCTCGGTCGACATGTGGAACCAGTACCTCGTCTCCGCCTCGATGACCGCCCCGGCCGTGTCCTCCGACGACCGCCGCCCGGCTTCCCAGCAGCTGCGCGACTACGCGGTGGCCACCCAGGCGATGCCGTTCTGGCTGGCGTCGAACGACAGCCCGGAGGAGACCGCGCTGATGGAGCGGATCTTCGCCGCGGTCGACATGGGTACGCCGTACCTCGGCTGGTTCACCGACGAGTTCAACGGCGTGCGGCTCGCGTCCCGGCACGGCGTCTACGTGCTGGCCGCGGACTTCCTGGAGAACGCCTCGGTGTTCGGCGGGGTGCGCGCGCCGATCCGGCCGCAGCGGGTGCCGGCGGCGCCGAAGCTCGCCAACAAGGTCTACCTCAGCTTCACCTTCAGCGAGGGCGACAACCTGCAGTTCGACCAGCACCGGATGCGGCAGCTGTGGGACCACCCCGACCGCGGCAGGGTGGCGCTGAACTGGTCGGTCAGCCCACTGCTGGCCGACGTGGCACCGGTGATGATGAGCCACTACCTGACGACCGCGACCGCCGCGGACACCCTGGTCGCCGGGCCGAGCGGTCCGGGCTACTTCTTCCCGTCGCTGTGGCCGGAGAAGGAGCTGCCGAAGTTCCTCGCCGCCACCCGGTCCTACCTCGACCGGCCCGGCCTGGACGTGATGTACGCGCTGGACGACCGGCCGGCGCTGACCGACGCCTCCGCCGCGGCGTACAACGACAACCTCGACCTGCGCGGCATCTTCTACAACATGTGGTTCGTACGCAGCGACACCACCGTGATGGACGGCGACCTGCCGGTCTCGACCCAGCTCGCCATCGGGGACCGCGCGGTGATGCGGGACCGGATCCTGGCCAACGCGGAGGACTTCGACGGCAGCGCACCGGTGTTCGTCGCGGTGGGCGTACCGGCGTGGGACCTCACGCCGGGGGACATCGTCTGGGTGGTCGAGCAGGTACGCGCGAAACTGGGCGACAAGGTGGCCGCGGTGCGCGGCGACCACTACTTCACGCTGCTCCGCGAGGCGAAGGGCCTCGACGGGTGA